The proteins below are encoded in one region of Oryzias melastigma strain HK-1 linkage group LG9, ASM292280v2, whole genome shotgun sequence:
- the LOC112137738 gene encoding uncharacterized protein LOC112137738 isoform X1 gives MEKTSASCHSRTMADISTFPQCNGITGSKYQEWVSNTVCNTRHQTFRLNGADTATLTVGVLEDTKCSPADLNAWGKFFLPVTVQMQVVGYVEGTPYPCDQLVLMTCEDKKFYGYDGDELHLVASSLEDLCREGIDYPASKSFYRGEAFKETPTEEWEELMKSPVGKKLDQEHHQLVSKHKDSFLKNLRIGAEKRRCHQQHGPHLSDGMLRQLQNSGA, from the exons ATGGAGAAAACCTCTGCCTCCTGTCACTC cagAACAATGGCGGACATATCTACGTTCCCTCAGTGCAATGGGATTACTG GGTCCAAGTACCAGGAGTGGGTGTCAAATACAGTCTGCAACACAAGACACCAGACCTTCCGGCTAAACGGTGCAGACACTGCAACACTCACCGTGGGGGTTCTGGAGGACACCAAGTGCAGCCCTGCAGACTTGAACGCGTGGGGGAAGTTCTTCCTGCCCGTCACAGTTCAAATGCAGGTGGTGGGTTACGTGGAGGGCACCCCGTACCCTTGTGACCAGCTCGTCCTGATGACCTGTGAGGACAAGAAGTTCTACGGCTATGACGGAGATGAGCTGCACCTAGTGGCCTCAAGTCTGGAGGACCTGTGCAGAGAGGGGATAGACTACCCTGCTTCCAAAAGCTTTTACAGAGGGGAGGCCTTTAAAGAGACG cCCACCGAGGAGTGGGAGGAGCTGATGAAGAGCCCTGTCGGGAAGAAGCTGGACCAAGAGCATCACCAGCTGGTatcaaaacacaaagacagtTTCCTGAAAAACCTGCGGATCGGTGCAGAGAAGCGAAG GTGTCACCAGCAGCACGGCCCCCACCTTTCAGACGGCATGCTCAGACAGTTGCAGAACAGCGGAGCCTGA
- the LOC112137738 gene encoding uncharacterized protein LOC112137738 isoform X2, with product MEKTSASCHSTMADISTFPQCNGITGSKYQEWVSNTVCNTRHQTFRLNGADTATLTVGVLEDTKCSPADLNAWGKFFLPVTVQMQVVGYVEGTPYPCDQLVLMTCEDKKFYGYDGDELHLVASSLEDLCREGIDYPASKSFYRGEAFKETPTEEWEELMKSPVGKKLDQEHHQLVSKHKDSFLKNLRIGAEKRRCHQQHGPHLSDGMLRQLQNSGA from the exons ATGGAGAAAACCTCTGCCTCCTGTCACTC AACAATGGCGGACATATCTACGTTCCCTCAGTGCAATGGGATTACTG GGTCCAAGTACCAGGAGTGGGTGTCAAATACAGTCTGCAACACAAGACACCAGACCTTCCGGCTAAACGGTGCAGACACTGCAACACTCACCGTGGGGGTTCTGGAGGACACCAAGTGCAGCCCTGCAGACTTGAACGCGTGGGGGAAGTTCTTCCTGCCCGTCACAGTTCAAATGCAGGTGGTGGGTTACGTGGAGGGCACCCCGTACCCTTGTGACCAGCTCGTCCTGATGACCTGTGAGGACAAGAAGTTCTACGGCTATGACGGAGATGAGCTGCACCTAGTGGCCTCAAGTCTGGAGGACCTGTGCAGAGAGGGGATAGACTACCCTGCTTCCAAAAGCTTTTACAGAGGGGAGGCCTTTAAAGAGACG cCCACCGAGGAGTGGGAGGAGCTGATGAAGAGCCCTGTCGGGAAGAAGCTGGACCAAGAGCATCACCAGCTGGTatcaaaacacaaagacagtTTCCTGAAAAACCTGCGGATCGGTGCAGAGAAGCGAAG GTGTCACCAGCAGCACGGCCCCCACCTTTCAGACGGCATGCTCAGACAGTTGCAGAACAGCGGAGCCTGA
- the LOC112137738 gene encoding uncharacterized protein LOC112137738 isoform X3, which translates to MADISTFPQCNGITGSKYQEWVSNTVCNTRHQTFRLNGADTATLTVGVLEDTKCSPADLNAWGKFFLPVTVQMQVVGYVEGTPYPCDQLVLMTCEDKKFYGYDGDELHLVASSLEDLCREGIDYPASKSFYRGEAFKETPTEEWEELMKSPVGKKLDQEHHQLVSKHKDSFLKNLRIGAEKRRCHQQHGPHLSDGMLRQLQNSGA; encoded by the exons ATGGCGGACATATCTACGTTCCCTCAGTGCAATGGGATTACTG GGTCCAAGTACCAGGAGTGGGTGTCAAATACAGTCTGCAACACAAGACACCAGACCTTCCGGCTAAACGGTGCAGACACTGCAACACTCACCGTGGGGGTTCTGGAGGACACCAAGTGCAGCCCTGCAGACTTGAACGCGTGGGGGAAGTTCTTCCTGCCCGTCACAGTTCAAATGCAGGTGGTGGGTTACGTGGAGGGCACCCCGTACCCTTGTGACCAGCTCGTCCTGATGACCTGTGAGGACAAGAAGTTCTACGGCTATGACGGAGATGAGCTGCACCTAGTGGCCTCAAGTCTGGAGGACCTGTGCAGAGAGGGGATAGACTACCCTGCTTCCAAAAGCTTTTACAGAGGGGAGGCCTTTAAAGAGACG cCCACCGAGGAGTGGGAGGAGCTGATGAAGAGCCCTGTCGGGAAGAAGCTGGACCAAGAGCATCACCAGCTGGTatcaaaacacaaagacagtTTCCTGAAAAACCTGCGGATCGGTGCAGAGAAGCGAAG GTGTCACCAGCAGCACGGCCCCCACCTTTCAGACGGCATGCTCAGACAGTTGCAGAACAGCGGAGCCTGA